A stretch of DNA from Calditrichota bacterium:
CCTAAGTTGGCTCCAGCGCTCGTTTAATTGCTTACTAAAAGCAGGATCATTAAAAAGTACTTTCCACCAAAATGGTGGCTGGAAACTATCCCTGCGTTGAAAGGAGGAGTTTTCGGTAAAATAGATTATTTGCCAGCCCTCAATTAGCCAGGAGTTATAATAACCTGCATTTCCAAAACTAAAATTATAATCCCAAACTGGTCCTGTATGCAATAATCCGCCATTACTGTCTTTTTCCTTGTAAAAATATGCGCTTAACCGGTACCCGTCTACATTGCGGCTTAGCTCGTTTAGAATTAGATAATCAATAAATGAAGAAACATTTATAAATTGAGAATAACTGTTTAGCGGATCAGTAAAATCACCACTGTCAATTAGATTTTCAAAATCGAGCACAAAATTTTTAATATAATCTTTTTGCTCATCTGCAATGTCTTCAGGTTTTGGGTATACATATTGATATTTTAATCTTAAAGATGAGCCACTAAAAGGAGGGTGCGGTGAGACAAAACCATCATTCCAGGATTCTTTATCTATTCTTAAAATGTAACCACCGGTTAGCTCATCACCGGTAGTTTCATCCGGATTTAACTTAGCAATATTGACCCTGTTTTTATCCCGTTTTATTTTCTCCATAAGAACATAAATCCCTTTATATTCTTCATTTATCACTAATTCACAATAGCGGGTCCGTGAACTGAACCAGCCCATTTCGCGAGATAATTCATAAATCAGAACATTTCGCATAAGTGAACGGTCAAAATATGGAGCGTGTAAAATCCAATCGTTTTCTGCAGGTAAATCAATCAAAGAAACATTCAGGTTTTCACCTTCATCATCTTGTGTCTCAAGACCATAAGATTTTTTATCCCACCCTGAAGAACTTTGTCCCCGAATTTCAATGCTAATTTTACCAGAATAATTATTGGCGCTATCTGCAACACTGTTTCGTACATCCGGACCATTATAAATAATATCCATATCTGCAACGATACGGATATTATCAGACCTTATGTCTTTGCCATCAGTATCAATTAAAACTATCGGTAAATCTGATGAGCTTAATTCAACCTGTCCAAATAGCGGAAGTATTAATACAAGTAAAACGGTAATGCTTTTAATAATAAACCTGCTAAAAAATAATTCCATTTTTCTACAACATAATTAAACACCTCAAAAAAAATTGCGTTCCCAGTGTTAATTATTGTTCCATGTTTTTAACATCTGCTACCAGAATATAGCGTACAAAATAGCTAAAACAATTAAAATTCCATATGATGCAATATTAAAAACAGAATCTGTTTTAAACATTTTTGAAGGCAGTGAAATTGCTTTAGAATCATCATCTCCTTCTGATGTGCTCATACTAACACCGGCAATTATTGCCATAGTTATTAACATTGTATAAAACATTTGATCTAAGAATGGTAGATCCAGTACCGGAATTTTTAATAACCATGCAATCGGAATAGAAAGAATAACGCCAACAATTGCGCCGGTATTGTTTGATTTTTTCCAGAAAAGCCCCATTAAAAATACAGCCAAAATACCAGGACTCACTAAACCTGTATATTCTTGAATATATTGAAACATCTGATCTATATTGCCCATAACCGGAGCTAATAAAACCGCTATAATTAAGGCCACTCCAGCTGTTATCCGGCCAACTGTTACAATTTGTTTTTCTGTTGCATTTTTATTGATATAAGGCTTAAAAATATCCATTGTAAAAATTGTGGATGTTGAGTTTAGCATCGACGCCACCGATGAAACAATCGCTGCAGTTAATGCTGCCAGCACCAAACCTTTTAAACCAACCGGAATAAAAACACTAATTAACCAGGGATAAGATTTATCATAATTGATACCACCACCAACTTTGTTAAAAGCTTCCTGAACTCCTTCTATTACTGCTGTACCCTCAGGCTGTGCATATAGTACATATGCTACAATCCCGGGAATAACCACAATCAATGGAATAATGAGTTTTAGGAATGCGGCAAAGGCAATCCCACGTTGTGCTTCCTGAAGGGATTTTGCTGCCAATGTACGCTGAATAATATATTGGTTGAAACCCCAATAATAGAGATTGGCTACCCACATGCCGCCAACCAAAACAGCAATACCCGGCAATCTGGAAAATTCCGGATTATCCTTGGTGAGAATCATTTGAAATTTATCCCCTGCAACATTATACACATGAGATAACCCGTTCATAATACCACCCGCTGGAGTAACAGAATCCAGGGCAATAACAGTTGTTATCAAACCGCCGATAATCAATAAAGCAACCTGAACAACATCCGTCCATGCAACTGCAGAAAGGCCACCATATAAAGAATAGGCCGCCGCAATAAAGGCCAATCCGAGAATGGCATAAATAATCAAACCACCATCACCATTACCAATAATTGTATCTATTGCTTTTCCACCCAAAAACAAAACCGAGGTTAGATTTACAAAAACAAACAACGCCACCCAAAATACTGCAAGGATTGTTTTTAAATTCGTACTGAAGCGTACTTCAACAAATTCGGGAATTGTATAAATCTGTTTTTCAATAAAAATTGGAAGAAAATATTTACCAACAATTATCAAAGTAAGGGCGGCCATCCATTCATAAGTAGCAATTGCCAAACCAGCTGCAAACCCGGAACCGGACATTCCAATAAACTGTTCAGCTGAAATATTTGCTGCAATTAAAGAGGCGCCAATCGCCCACCAGGGAAGTGTTTTACCAGCCAGAAAATAATCTTTGGCATCTTTCTGATGACCTTTTTTATCTCGCGATACCCATAATCCTAATCCAACTATAAAAATGATATACCCAAAAAACACACCGTAATCTAATGCTGAAAACTCCATTTCGCCTCCTATACTTTGCTTGCTCAGCTTTCACTTAACAAATATACAAATTTAAAATTTTATGGTAAAAACAACATTTTTTTTGTTTCTACAAAAGCCCCACTTTTAATCTTATAAAAATATAAACCTGCCCCAATTTCTTTGGCATTAAAATTTATTTTATAATGCCCTGCTTCCTGAAAACTGTTTACCAGTGTTTTAACTTTTTGTCCCAAAGCATTATAAATTTCTAACTTCACATGAATCAGTCTATTATTATTTTCTTTAACATGGTAGCTGATAACCGTTTCCGGGTTAAAAGGATTTGGATAATTTTGTTCTAAACTAAATTTACTGTTAAAAATCTTTTGTTCATCCAAGGAAGTATAAACCGTATTTTGCGCTCCCGGTGATCCATGTCCCGCTGATGCCCACCAGTTTTTTGCAAGAGAATTGTCAAATGCAGGATTTTTTAATTCCAACGTTGCACCACTTCCATTTGCTTGTTCGGGCCAGGGCAGTTTTTCATCATAAACGAGTGAATCAACTATTTTATTTTGACCATCATACAGTCGTACGAGTTCACCGTTGCTACTCAAACCAAAATTCATAGGACTAGCATGCGCTATCCCAGGAAACAGAGAACTAAAAGCACTGTCATTTTCAGCAAGTACTAAAAAGGACTTTGGTGCAATTACTGTCTGATCTGCAAATTTATATTCATGGGAATCATCACTATCTTTAAATACCCAACCAGATATATCATAATTCTGATCACTACTGTTGTAAAACTCAACCCAATCACCACTATCAAAATTATTTACAGAGTTATAATTAATCTCGTTAATCACAACCCCATGGTTGGATTCATCAACTGTGAAATCAGCCACTAAATCTATATTTGAACCCAGTTTTATAGTGATAAGCCGGGCTTCAGATGTTATGCTACCGGTCCAGCCATTAAAACTAAAGCCCGGTTTTGCGATAGCTTCGATTTGAATGGAAACATCTTTAAAGTAATGCCCTTGCCATGGAAATTGATCTACAATTAAACGATTGATTTTAATTTGCCCGCCCGTGGAGCTATTTAGCTTTATTAAAGTGGAGCCTTGCAAACCAAATTGCTGTAAGACAAAACTTCGAAAATATGCTTCACGCGAATCAGCGAAAGCATTTATGTAATTTAGGTGATTGTTTCTGTTTCCCTGATTGAGGGACCAGCGGCCTAAATGGCGTACGATCTCATTTGAAATAATAGTATCAACAGAGTCAATTACGGTTTTGACCTGATCTTTCCTAAAAGTAGAATTTAAAAGATCGGCAATCCTGTTAATAAATTTGGTTTTTATACTATCATTTTCCAGAAACTTGCGAAGTAGAAATGTTGACCAGGGTGGGTTTGGCCAATCGGGTCCGTTTTCTTCTAATGCTAAACTAAGCGTGTTGTTTTTATATGCTTGAGAATTAAATCTGCTAAAGCCGAAATCTGTATCATATAAAATCCAACGCCATTTTCCGCCTTCTGTTTTTGGGCGCCAATATTTAATATTGTTTCCAGGCCAGTCCGTATTATCAAAATAAATCTGTGCAACCATATAATCGATATATTCATTCAAATCGACTTGCTGCTTTATAAATTTATATGAGGCCGCAGTTGACAAATCGTTTGTATTAAGAAAATCCAATAGTTCATTATAGTGCTGGCTATCACCATGGATTGCAATACCATCATTTTCAAGCATATCAATATTGTTTGCATCAACAGGGTGGTGTGATGCTATAAAATGTTCATTTATTTTTTCCCGAATATGATGGATGCCCCAGTATTCGCCGTTTATAAAAACAACCGCCGGCCTAAATCCCAACTTATCAATATCAAGATCGTTTAAAAGGGTTTGCATAAGCCCATCACGCATCATACTGCCATCCCAGTCATTACCCGCGTTGCGCAAAACGAATGACTCGAAACGATCAATATTTATATCAGGAAATAAATCATAATCCAATGATTTGCTGCCGTATTCCCCCCTGAAAAAAACAGATAAAGACTTTTGTGCGTGGCCCCTGCTCCAACCTCCAAAAATCTTTATACCACAACCGCTTTCGAACGCTGTACTTTTATCAGACTCAAAAAATTCAATCTTTGCCGGCCTTTCCCAATCTTGCCAAAAATTTGCACCAAAATGAGGAAAACTAGGGGATGCATTTGGACCATCAGCATAAATACCTGTTTGAGAATCCCACAAATTATCCGGATCTGTTATCAAAGATATAACCGGCAAATCGGTTGGTTCATCCACGAAAAAGGTTTGGTCATTAACAGGACCGGGTAACACACCATCCTGATACCCTATTGCACGCACAACAGTTGAGTTTGTAATATTTATTGGGCTTTCATAAAATGTGGAAAAACTATCAGGATCCGATCCATCTAAAGTATAATAAATCCGAGATGAACCTCCGCCAATAGAAAGATCAACAGTTACTGCGGTTTCGTAAAAGCCTGCTTGTGGAGTTATTTTAACTGTGTCACCAAAACCAAGAAAACCCGGGAATGAATTTTCTTCACCCGGGCTGCTTTCAGAAAAGAAAAGCCAATCAATTCCGCCATCTGGTTTGCGACCATAAGAATAATCTCTTGGAATTATTATAGGTCCAATGCTGTCTTGAATTTCCAAACCCGGGCTCACCAGAAAAAGTGGTTCGCCCCCGGAAGAAAGTTTAAAATTTGTATGCAATTGAACATTCGGGAAAGTAAGCAAAGGGTTTGTTCCTCGTGATGAATCCTGTCCGCTGTTATAGCCAATACTTAGAAAAGGGATAAGCGTTAAATCGGAAGAGTTAATACCAAAATTATGCACTTCTATGGCCAATACGTTTTCACCATTTTCAAGAATTGATAAATCAGAAATATCGAAAACTGCCGGATCTCCGCCAGTATATAAAACTGCTTCTATGTATTCATCAGAATGTTGGTCATAATCAGGGGGAATCCCAACTGTCCCAATATTTGAACGCGCAACCTCAACACCATTTATATAGGCCACAAAAGAGTCATCATAATCCATATGCAGTATAAGTTTTTCGACCTGGGTGGTATTTTTAATGCTAAATTTTTGCCTGCTAGCCACAGTAATCACAGGATCAATTACAGTATTATCATCCCCATCACCATAACCAACTCCCGTCACCCCGCGTTGCCATGATGAATCATCAAAACCCGGCATTCTCCAATCTGCATCCGGCTCACTTTCTAAAGGCAGATAGTTGCAACTATCACCCCAATCTATAACGGTTTCCCATTCATAAACACTATTCAGCCTGTTTTTTCCAGAAGCAAAAATCAACAAATGGTTTTCCGGCTGCAAAGTAATCTCGGGGAAAAACCATTTTTGAAGATTTTGAGGATTATCTGAAAGAGTGTACCCAGCCAGGTTAACAGGATTTGATGATTTGTTATAAAGCTCAATCCAATCAGGGGTATCTCCATCTTCATCAAACAAAGTTGAGCTATTAGAAATCATGAGCTCATTGATTAAAAACTCCTGTGCTTCAGCTGTAATAACAAATAAGATAAATACTGCTACAAATAATTTGACCATTAGTTACTTATATTAAACTCTTTTTGTAAACCACCCACCATTAGTTTAAATGCACCCGGCTCTGTTACCTTTTTATTGTCCCTGTTAGTAAATGCAAAATCTTTGGCATTTAATTTAAATTGGACAGTTTTTACCTCTCCGGGTTTCAGGCTTATTTTTGAAAAACGTTTTAATTGTTTTGCTGGCTGAGAAACCGAACTGAACAAGTCACTTCCATAAAGTAGAACTGCTTCTTTACCTGCTAAACTTCCACTGTTTTTTACTACCACAGAGATTGAAATTTCTTCATCCATTTTAATTGAAGCTCTGTCTATCTTTAAATCGCTATATTCAAACTTTGTATAACTAAGACCGTAGCCAAACGGGAACTCATTAGCATAACCATTTCCTTCGAAATTTTCTATTGGCTTATGGTCATATGTTGTAAATCCATTAGGCCCAATTGGATATGTAAAGGGAAGTTTCCCACTTGGGTTAGTATCTCCAAATATTACATCTGCAATTGCCTGTCCACCCTCCATTCCCGGAAGATATGCCATTATAATCCCGGAAGCATTTTTAACGATTTTATTTATTACACGTGGGCGACCTTCTACCAGTACAAGTATAACAGGTTTGCCACTTTTATAAAATGCATTGGCTAAATCAAGTTGTGATTGCGAAATAGTGAGATCCATGATGTTTCCGGGTGTCTCACAATATGTTGGTTCTCCCAGGCATAATACAACCACGTCGCTGTTTTTTGCCTGCTCTAAAGCCTTATCAATATTGATTAAAGTATCAAAATCTGCACCCTGAACAAATTTTGTTTGTGACTTACCGATTTTATTTTCTATTGCTTCTAGGATTGTAAGCTTTTCCTGCGGATAAAGATCTTCTCTGTCACCTTGCCATGTTATTGTCCAACCACCATTCATTACCGAGAGCTTATTCGCAGTTGGTCCGGCAACTAGAACTTTGGACTTTTTGTTTAGTGGCAAAATGTTTTTATTATTTTTTAGTAGGGTGATTGCTTCACGGGCAGCATCTAAATTTGCCTTTTGAGATTTTGCGGAAGCGAACTTACTTGTAAGTTTTTTATCAGGATATGGATTTTTAAACAATCCTGTTTTTATCTTAACCCACAATATGCGCCTAACCGCATCATCAATTCGAGAAACAGGGACTTTGCCCTCCTTTACCAATTTTACTAAAATTTCATAAAACGAATAATCATAGGGAATCATACTCATATCTACACCGGCCATTACAGCCATACGTACTGCTTCTTCCGGTGAATCAGCAACTTTATCGCGAGTATACAGGCGTTTGATATCTTCCCAATCGCTTACTGCAAAGCCTTTGAAGCCTAGTTCATTTTTCAAAATCTCTGTAAGGATGTAGTGATCACTGTGTGTCGGAATACCATTAATTTCACCAGAGTTTATCATTACCGTATGAACCCCGGCATCCACTGCTTTTTTGAATGGCGGTAAAAATATATCGCGCAGCATTCGTTCCGGAATCCATGCAGGTGTACGATCCTTTCCACTAACAGGATTGCTATAACCCATATAATGTTTCATACACGCGGCTACAAATTCACCTTTTGTATTGTTATCATCACCTTCAAGCCCTTTTATATAAGCTTCACCCATTTGCGAAACCACATATGGATCTTCGCCAAAAGTTTCCCAAAAACGCGACCAAACAGGATTTCGCCCAACTCCTAAAACCGGGTTGAAATTCCAGGGAATACCGGAAGCGCGAACTTCCAATGCAGTAATAATCCCGCTGGTTTTTACAAGTTCGGTATTGAATGTTGCTGCCATTGCAATGGATTGCGGAAACAATGTAGCATCTTTTGTGTAAGTTGCGCCATGGATTGCATCAATACCATAAATTACCGGAACAGCTGTGCGCGTTTCTTTAAGGGCAACATCTTGTATAGTGGTGATCATTTCAATCCAATTTTGCAAAGTATTTGCCTGCCCACCTGTATTTAATATAGAACCAACATGATACTTTGTTAAGGCCTCCTTCAACTTCACAGGATCGATTTCATTAATAAATGAACCATCCTGGCGAGGTTTTGAAACAACCTCCAGAGTTATCTGGGTCATTTGGCCGACCTTTTCTTCCAAAGTCATTTTCTTTAAAAGATCATTTATTTGTACATCTATATTTTGGCCGACAACTTGAATAAAGCTAAATAAATAAAATATGAACACTGTTTTCAGCACTATCCGTTTCATTTAGAACTCCTCATTTCTCATTTTAGTAACAGCATTTTCTTATAATCTGTAAAGAGACCGTTGCTGCTGTGTGATTTTAATCTATAGAAATAAACGCCACTAGACATGTTATGACTGTTGAACTTTAATTCATGGCGACCACTGTTTTTTTTTGTATTTAATAAACGCTGAATTTTCCTGCCTCCGGAATCAAAAATATCCAATTCCACAAATGATGGACTTTCTAGAAAGAAAACTATTTTTGTTTCAGGATTAAAAGGATTAGGAAAGTTTTGTTTTAAGTGGGTTTTACTGGGAATTACCGGCTTGTCTTTTTCAAGCCCGGTTGCTAATTGCTCTACAACAATACTATTAATAATGGGATGACTAACCCAGTTATCAAAATATAAATTTAACATTCCATCAGAAACAGATATATTACTGATTTCAATTTCTTTTGCAGTTTTTGATCCGAAATCCCGCACTACATCAAGGTTTCCTATAGCCAATGTATCTTCCACATATATATCAAAACTGCGCTTTCCCTGTTCAGAATATTTCATATCGGCAAAACCCAACGTTAAACTATAAATACCATTTGGAACGCGGATCTTATATTGAACAACTTCTTCAAGCAATGCCTGGTATAACGAATCATTTTCCGTATCATTAACTGCATCATGATAATATTTCCGATGATGTCCATCCATATGGCCATATTCAACATCATAATTCCATACCTGATCTGCCAGAAAACCTTTATAAGGATCATCTGACCCGGCATTAATTTTTAATGGAAATTCAAGTGGTGGGTTATTAATCACATTTATAAAATCATACGTTTGAGTATTCGGCGTTTCAAACTGATCACGGATTCCAAAAAATATTAGGTTATAGTTCTGGTCCGGGTCCAATTCATCAAAAAATAACTTAACCGTTCTTTCATCTTTTTGTAGTTCTATTCTTTGGATTGTTTTGGCTGGTGTTATAGAATATTTGCCTATTTCAACAGCATCGAGTGCGTTTACTTTCTCCGTAAACTGTGCTGTAATAGATGACCCGCTGACCCTTGCCCACAAAAATTTTGGTGCAGCTTTATCCTGGTATCCAAGATTAGTATCATCCGTTAAACAAAGAATCATCATACCATCTTTGTAAACAACATTATCTGTTGTGAAAAGCACCTTGTTTCCGGGAAAAGTATGCGTTCCCATACCCCATCTGTCACTGTCATAGCTGTCAAACTCATCTCTCCATGACAACGTAAAATTGTTATCAGTCCCATAATCACCGGTTCCGGGCTTATATTCATAATATGCTGCCCAATCATAATATGCGAAAAACGGAAGGAGTTCTACATTCCATTCACCAACCCAACTTTCCCATTCAGCCGCCCAGATATTCATCATCATTTTTTGGTTATGTATCAGGGTTGAGATATGCTCACCGGTTTGGCGATAAATTTCCTCTCCATCAACAAACCATGCCACATAGTCCGGGGTCCATTCGAAAGCATAGGTATAAAAACTATCCGTTGGAGAAAAATTTAAATGTTCATGACTGTTATGAATTCTTTGCCCGGGAGTAATTGTAGTTGTTTGAACATCGTTTCCGTAACGGCCAAGTAATTCAAAATCAATTTCATTCCATTCATCACAACATTCTGTAAAATCGTTGTATGTAAAAAAATTTGATAAAACGCCAGTTCCCCAGGCTGCTTTATATCGGGTCTCAAAACGGCCATAGGTAAAACTTTCATGCGTTCGTAATTCTGCACCACGGTACATCTGGGCATTGATAGGTGAAAACAAAAAAAAAGAAAGTAATATTAGTACCAAATTTTTCATAACGAGGCCTACATTTTTTTACCGTAATCAAGCTTGTTATGGGTTGTCAGCTGAGGGAATTGCGGAACAATAACAGGGAAAGGCATGTTGCGCTGAATAACAAACATATCTACCGATGTCAGTTCAATCTTTTCAAAAACATCTGTATTAATTTTAACATCATCCTGATATTTTTTTCTCAAATCTGCTATGTATGGATCTAAATTGTTTTTTACAAAAGAATGCCCGGAAGCTTTGTTTGATTTTGCCCCTTCAACAATTTTTTTCCTTTGATAAAGAGACAAAATGTTATCACGCCACATATTTTCATCACGCTTAACCAGTGGATGTTTATCGTATCCTTTTTCATACGCATCTTCAGTTATAAACTGATCGCGGATAAGATCGGCGACTGCCAAACGAAATTGGGCACCAAATTCTTTCTTTGGCATTTTACGGTTTCGAAACACCAGTGGATGGGATTTCAATTCTTCTTCAAATTGACGCACAGTCCAAACTTCTCCATCAAGTGTTAAAAGCGGTTGATCAAGAATTTTTTCCATACGACCCTGAATATCATCCAGGTACATCTCACCGTTATCTTTATTCCAGAAGCGCTTATTAAATGCCTCCCTTTTATCTTCTTTAGATTTGAAATAGTCCGGCCCGATAAGGTTGACAAGTTCTTCAAACACTGCCGGATTAAACTCAATTTTTTTGCCAGACATCAGATTTTTCAACCATAAAGAATAGCTATCCCTTGCCCTAATTTGTGTAACTATTTCTTTTACATCTATTTCTGTTTGACGGGCTTTATCTCCCATTACCAGGCTACGTGTCCAGCCATTTACGCGCATAAGCACATAGGAATTATTTTCAATTTTTAATGGCCCCAAAACCTGGTTATCAGAAACGTTTTCTAAATATAAAGCTTTAAAAAGTTCATCATCTATGGGTGTATTAAAAGAAAATTCCTGCTCTTTATTTTCCTGTTGTGTAGCAGCCTCAAATTCTTCTTGCAGGTCATCGAAGGAAGTTTTGCCCTGGCTTAGATCATTTTTAATTTTGTATGCAAGCTCTTCGTTTAAAGGAAGAATTGATACTTTATAAGTA
This window harbors:
- a CDS encoding T9SS type A sorting domain-containing protein, yielding MELFFSRFIIKSITVLLVLILPLFGQVELSSSDLPIVLIDTDGKDIRSDNIRIVADMDIIYNGPDVRNSVADSANNYSGKISIEIRGQSSSGWDKKSYGLETQDDEGENLNVSLIDLPAENDWILHAPYFDRSLMRNVLIYELSREMGWFSSRTRYCELVINEEYKGIYVLMEKIKRDKNRVNIAKLNPDETTGDELTGGYILRIDKESWNDGFVSPHPPFSGSSLRLKYQYVYPKPEDIADEQKDYIKNFVLDFENLIDSGDFTDPLNSYSQFINVSSFIDYLILNELSRNVDGYRLSAYFYKEKDSNGGLLHTGPVWDYNFSFGNAGYYNSWLIEGWQIIYFTENSSFQRRDSFQPPFWWKVLFNDPAFSKQLNERWSQLRQTLLSKNSINDIIDFYADKTDEARDRNFEIWPGPGETDLGGGWHPSDPRSSEINSYEDEINMLKSWISDRIDWMDDNIPLLTSVMQSSNNGLPKNYILKQNYPNPFNPATIIEYQIPKAGHVKINIYNRLGQKIKTLVDKWHTVGKYSAKFDGKNLASGIYFYDMSAGDTRHTKEMILIK
- a CDS encoding sodium/solute symporter (Members of the Solute:Sodium Symporter (SSS), TC 2.A.21 as described in tcdb.org, catalyze solute:Na+ symport. Known solutes for members of the family include sugars, amino acids, nucleosides, inositols, vitamins, urea or anions, depending on the system.), with product MEFSALDYGVFFGYIIFIVGLGLWVSRDKKGHQKDAKDYFLAGKTLPWWAIGASLIAANISAEQFIGMSGSGFAAGLAIATYEWMAALTLIIVGKYFLPIFIEKQIYTIPEFVEVRFSTNLKTILAVFWVALFVFVNLTSVLFLGGKAIDTIIGNGDGGLIIYAILGLAFIAAAYSLYGGLSAVAWTDVVQVALLIIGGLITTVIALDSVTPAGGIMNGLSHVYNVAGDKFQMILTKDNPEFSRLPGIAVLVGGMWVANLYYWGFNQYIIQRTLAAKSLQEAQRGIAFAAFLKLIIPLIVVIPGIVAYVLYAQPEGTAVIEGVQEAFNKVGGGINYDKSYPWLISVFIPVGLKGLVLAALTAAIVSSVASMLNSTSTIFTMDIFKPYINKNATEKQIVTVGRITAGVALIIAVLLAPVMGNIDQMFQYIQEYTGLVSPGILAVFLMGLFWKKSNNTGAIVGVILSIPIAWLLKIPVLDLPFLDQMFYTMLITMAIIAGVSMSTSEGDDDSKAISLPSKMFKTDSVFNIASYGILIVLAILYAIFW
- a CDS encoding T9SS type A sorting domain-containing protein, with translation MVKLFVAVFILFVITAEAQEFLINELMISNSSTLFDEDGDTPDWIELYNKSSNPVNLAGYTLSDNPQNLQKWFFPEITLQPENHLLIFASGKNRLNSVYEWETVIDWGDSCNYLPLESEPDADWRMPGFDDSSWQRGVTGVGYGDGDDNTVIDPVITVASRQKFSIKNTTQVEKLILHMDYDDSFVAYINGVEVARSNIGTVGIPPDYDQHSDEYIEAVLYTGGDPAVFDISDLSILENGENVLAIEVHNFGINSSDLTLIPFLSIGYNSGQDSSRGTNPLLTFPNVQLHTNFKLSSGGEPLFLVSPGLEIQDSIGPIIIPRDYSYGRKPDGGIDWLFFSESSPGEENSFPGFLGFGDTVKITPQAGFYETAVTVDLSIGGGSSRIYYTLDGSDPDSFSTFYESPINITNSTVVRAIGYQDGVLPGPVNDQTFFVDEPTDLPVISLITDPDNLWDSQTGIYADGPNASPSFPHFGANFWQDWERPAKIEFFESDKSTAFESGCGIKIFGGWSRGHAQKSLSVFFRGEYGSKSLDYDLFPDINIDRFESFVLRNAGNDWDGSMMRDGLMQTLLNDLDIDKLGFRPAVVFINGEYWGIHHIREKINEHFIASHHPVDANNIDMLENDGIAIHGDSQHYNELLDFLNTNDLSTAASYKFIKQQVDLNEYIDYMVAQIYFDNTDWPGNNIKYWRPKTEGGKWRWILYDTDFGFSRFNSQAYKNNTLSLALEENGPDWPNPPWSTFLLRKFLENDSIKTKFINRIADLLNSTFRKDQVKTVIDSVDTIISNEIVRHLGRWSLNQGNRNNHLNYINAFADSREAYFRSFVLQQFGLQGSTLIKLNSSTGGQIKINRLIVDQFPWQGHYFKDVSIQIEAIAKPGFSFNGWTGSITSEARLITIKLGSNIDLVADFTVDESNHGVVINEINYNSVNNFDSGDWVEFYNSSDQNYDISGWVFKDSDDSHEYKFADQTVIAPKSFLVLAENDSAFSSLFPGIAHASPMNFGLSSNGELVRLYDGQNKIVDSLVYDEKLPWPEQANGSGATLELKNPAFDNSLAKNWWASAGHGSPGAQNTVYTSLDEQKIFNSKFSLEQNYPNPFNPETVISYHVKENNNRLIHVKLEIYNALGQKVKTLVNSFQEAGHYKINFNAKEIGAGLYFYKIKSGAFVETKKMLFLP
- a CDS encoding beta-glucosidase translates to MKRIVLKTVFIFYLFSFIQVVGQNIDVQINDLLKKMTLEEKVGQMTQITLEVVSKPRQDGSFINEIDPVKLKEALTKYHVGSILNTGGQANTLQNWIEMITTIQDVALKETRTAVPVIYGIDAIHGATYTKDATLFPQSIAMAATFNTELVKTSGIITALEVRASGIPWNFNPVLGVGRNPVWSRFWETFGEDPYVVSQMGEAYIKGLEGDDNNTKGEFVAACMKHYMGYSNPVSGKDRTPAWIPERMLRDIFLPPFKKAVDAGVHTVMINSGEINGIPTHSDHYILTEILKNELGFKGFAVSDWEDIKRLYTRDKVADSPEEAVRMAVMAGVDMSMIPYDYSFYEILVKLVKEGKVPVSRIDDAVRRILWVKIKTGLFKNPYPDKKLTSKFASAKSQKANLDAAREAITLLKNNKNILPLNKKSKVLVAGPTANKLSVMNGGWTITWQGDREDLYPQEKLTILEAIENKIGKSQTKFVQGADFDTLINIDKALEQAKNSDVVVLCLGEPTYCETPGNIMDLTISQSQLDLANAFYKSGKPVILVLVEGRPRVINKIVKNASGIIMAYLPGMEGGQAIADVIFGDTNPSGKLPFTYPIGPNGFTTYDHKPIENFEGNGYANEFPFGYGLSYTKFEYSDLKIDRASIKMDEEISISVVVKNSGSLAGKEAVLLYGSDLFSSVSQPAKQLKRFSKISLKPGEVKTVQFKLNAKDFAFTNRDNKKVTEPGAFKLMVGGLQKEFNISN
- a CDS encoding family 16 glycosylhydrolase, with the protein product MKNLVLILLSFFLFSPINAQMYRGAELRTHESFTYGRFETRYKAAWGTGVLSNFFTYNDFTECCDEWNEIDFELLGRYGNDVQTTTITPGQRIHNSHEHLNFSPTDSFYTYAFEWTPDYVAWFVDGEEIYRQTGEHISTLIHNQKMMMNIWAAEWESWVGEWNVELLPFFAYYDWAAYYEYKPGTGDYGTDNNFTLSWRDEFDSYDSDRWGMGTHTFPGNKVLFTTDNVVYKDGMMILCLTDDTNLGYQDKAAPKFLWARVSGSSITAQFTEKVNALDAVEIGKYSITPAKTIQRIELQKDERTVKLFFDELDPDQNYNLIFFGIRDQFETPNTQTYDFINVINNPPLEFPLKINAGSDDPYKGFLADQVWNYDVEYGHMDGHHRKYYHDAVNDTENDSLYQALLEEVVQYKIRVPNGIYSLTLGFADMKYSEQGKRSFDIYVEDTLAIGNLDVVRDFGSKTAKEIEISNISVSDGMLNLYFDNWVSHPIINSIVVEQLATGLEKDKPVIPSKTHLKQNFPNPFNPETKIVFFLESPSFVELDIFDSGGRKIQRLLNTKKNSGRHELKFNSHNMSSGVYFYRLKSHSSNGLFTDYKKMLLLK